One window from the genome of Bdellovibrio sp. NC01 encodes:
- a CDS encoding NAD+ synthase has translation MRIALAQVNPTLADFKLNKEKILDFIHQAQQRKCDLVVFPECTLFGYHPFDLLERAELVKKQEAEFKDLVKKIPKGMAVIMGLITRNPEKKGRPYFNSAAFLVKGQKPRIFNKQLLPTGDVFDEARFIEPGDFSKNYFTWKGKKFFLTICEDIWGWPDAKGKSPYKVNPLAKVKKQKIDMVVNLSASPYFVGKMKQREWVTQQTAKYFGAPILYANLVGAQDEIIFDGASFIMDKNGKKLMTCLPFEEDINVFDLDTKEVWNKNPRIEQIEELRRALVLGLRDFCEKTGMKKVHLGLSGGIDSAVVAALAVDALGPANVAGVGLPGPYNAPESLALAHELAKNLGIDFKIVEIGPMYDQVVKGLEKGINLEGFSLVNENLQARLRGLSLMAFSNKENSMLLTTGNKSEYATGYSTMYGDMCGGLAPIGDLTKEQVYALARHYNKEGEVIPVDIIERAPSAELRPNQKDQDSLPPYAELDKSVSYLVEKEGPAKTKTDKWLLPILMRTEFKRWQAPPILKVSSHSFGRGRRYPIAHRAKEI, from the coding sequence ATGAGAATCGCCTTAGCACAAGTAAATCCAACTTTAGCAGATTTCAAACTTAACAAAGAAAAGATCCTGGATTTTATTCACCAGGCTCAACAAAGAAAGTGCGACCTTGTGGTTTTCCCCGAGTGCACTCTTTTTGGTTATCATCCGTTCGATCTTCTTGAGCGTGCAGAGCTGGTGAAGAAACAAGAAGCGGAATTCAAAGATCTCGTCAAAAAAATTCCAAAAGGCATGGCCGTGATTATGGGTTTGATTACTCGTAATCCTGAAAAGAAAGGCCGTCCTTATTTCAATTCCGCAGCGTTCTTGGTTAAAGGACAAAAGCCACGAATCTTCAATAAACAACTTCTCCCGACGGGTGACGTATTCGATGAAGCTCGCTTTATCGAGCCGGGTGATTTTTCGAAAAATTACTTCACTTGGAAGGGTAAGAAATTCTTCCTAACTATTTGTGAAGATATTTGGGGCTGGCCAGATGCCAAAGGCAAATCACCATATAAAGTGAATCCACTTGCGAAAGTGAAGAAACAAAAAATTGATATGGTTGTGAACTTGAGCGCTTCACCATATTTCGTTGGCAAGATGAAACAACGTGAATGGGTGACTCAGCAAACAGCGAAATATTTTGGTGCTCCAATTCTTTATGCAAATTTAGTTGGTGCTCAAGATGAAATTATTTTCGACGGGGCAAGCTTCATCATGGATAAGAACGGCAAAAAATTAATGACGTGCTTACCATTCGAAGAAGACATCAACGTTTTCGATCTTGATACAAAAGAAGTCTGGAATAAGAATCCACGCATTGAACAAATTGAAGAACTTCGTCGCGCGCTTGTTTTGGGTCTTCGTGATTTCTGTGAAAAAACGGGAATGAAGAAGGTTCATCTTGGTTTAAGCGGTGGTATTGATTCGGCTGTGGTAGCGGCTTTGGCCGTTGATGCCTTGGGGCCTGCGAATGTCGCGGGTGTTGGCTTACCGGGTCCTTACAACGCACCGGAAAGCTTGGCCTTGGCGCATGAGCTTGCCAAAAATTTAGGTATCGATTTCAAGATTGTCGAAATCGGCCCTATGTATGATCAAGTTGTGAAGGGTCTTGAAAAGGGTATTAATCTTGAAGGCTTCAGTCTTGTGAATGAAAACCTGCAAGCACGTCTTCGTGGTTTAAGCTTGATGGCCTTTTCAAATAAAGAAAACAGCATGCTTCTTACAACGGGTAACAAGAGCGAATACGCAACTGGATACTCGACGATGTATGGTGACATGTGCGGTGGCTTAGCTCCGATTGGTGATTTGACGAAGGAACAAGTTTACGCTTTGGCTCGTCACTATAACAAAGAGGGCGAAGTGATTCCTGTGGATATTATCGAGCGTGCTCCATCAGCGGAACTTCGTCCGAATCAAAAGGACCAAGATTCTTTACCGCCGTATGCAGAGCTTGATAAGTCTGTGTCTTACCTTGTGGAAAAAGAAGGACCGGCGAAAACAAAAACAGATAAATGGCTTTTGCCGATTTTGATGCGCACGGAATTCAAACGTTGGCAGGCGCCACCGATCTTGAAAGTGTCTTCGCACTCATTCGGTCGTGGTCGCAGATATCCGATCGCTCACCGTGCGAAAGAAATCTAA
- a CDS encoding DUF2203 domain-containing protein: MIEINRKKTFTLADARHLLPIIFRFTEESSREVKAHVNRIEAFSDKTHPAVVKIEEQINDVIERWQSKIEKLGGEPKGLWMADFDNGEGYYCWKYPENEINHWHGYQDGFSGRIVLE, encoded by the coding sequence GTGATTGAAATCAATCGCAAGAAAACGTTTACATTGGCTGATGCACGTCATCTTTTGCCAATCATCTTCCGTTTCACAGAAGAGTCCTCTCGTGAAGTAAAAGCTCATGTTAATCGCATTGAAGCTTTCTCGGATAAAACTCATCCAGCCGTAGTTAAAATCGAAGAACAAATCAACGATGTCATTGAGCGTTGGCAGTCTAAGATCGAAAAGCTGGGCGGCGAGCCTAAAGGCCTTTGGATGGCCGATTTTGACAACGGCGAAGGCTATTATTGCTGGAAGTACCCAGAGAATGAAATAAATCACTGGCATGGCTACCAAGATGGGTTTTCTGGGCGTATAGTTCTGGAATGA
- a CDS encoding PolC-type DNA polymerase III codes for MRFIAFDFETTGTVPGVDQIIEIGAVRFVNGEPEAVYSTFVDPLRPIPPGASNVNKIYDHMVKGQPTIDTLLDSFAEFCGDDLMVAHNAPFDCQFLSADIKKHESKAPRGVILDSLPIARKVFPGLPNYKLGTLVQHLKIPTAEFHRAEADATYLGHMFYQMIKRISVGGAAPQAANLVALTGKPEYRFPQIVRQPKQMDFFGAL; via the coding sequence ATGAGATTCATAGCTTTTGACTTCGAAACTACTGGTACGGTTCCTGGCGTTGACCAAATTATTGAAATCGGTGCTGTTCGCTTTGTAAATGGCGAGCCGGAAGCCGTTTATTCAACATTCGTAGATCCTCTTCGTCCGATCCCACCAGGTGCTTCGAACGTAAATAAAATCTATGACCACATGGTTAAAGGCCAACCAACAATCGACACTCTTTTGGATTCTTTTGCAGAATTCTGTGGTGACGATTTGATGGTTGCGCACAACGCGCCTTTCGATTGCCAGTTCTTATCTGCTGATATCAAAAAGCATGAATCAAAAGCTCCACGTGGAGTGATTCTGGATTCATTGCCAATCGCAAGAAAAGTATTCCCAGGTCTTCCAAACTACAAATTGGGAACTTTGGTTCAGCACTTGAAAATTCCTACTGCTGAATTCCACAGAGCGGAAGCCGATGCGACTTACTTGGGTCACATGTTCTATCAAATGATCAAAAGAATTTCAGTTGGTGGAGCTGCTCCACAAGCTGCGAACTTGGTTGCTTTGACTGGTAAACCTGAATACCGCTTCCCACAAATCGTGCGCCAACCGAAACAAATGGATTTCTTCGGCGCTCTTTAA
- a CDS encoding 2Fe-2S iron-sulfur cluster-binding protein — protein MKSKSGKSITFLPENELVLVSQKDESVLDAALRAGVEINHTCGGYGTCGTCVVFVREGLEKLPERNEIEAEIATDRGFSDDERLCCQMPPIEGLVLEKNY, from the coding sequence ATGAAGTCTAAGTCTGGAAAATCTATAACCTTTTTGCCGGAAAACGAACTTGTCTTGGTGAGTCAAAAAGACGAGAGCGTTTTGGATGCGGCTTTACGCGCAGGCGTAGAGATCAATCATACGTGCGGCGGCTATGGAACGTGCGGAACATGCGTAGTTTTTGTGCGTGAGGGACTGGAAAAACTCCCTGAACGCAATGAAATTGAAGCCGAAATCGCCACTGACCGAGGCTTCAGCGATGATGAACGCCTGTGCTGTCAGATGCCGCCTATTGAAGGCCTGGTGCTGGAAAAAAACTATTAG